One genomic segment of Hordeum vulgare subsp. vulgare chromosome 2H, MorexV3_pseudomolecules_assembly, whole genome shotgun sequence includes these proteins:
- the LOC123428272 gene encoding G-type lectin S-receptor-like serine/threonine-protein kinase B120 isoform X1, producing the protein MSPLPVFVLLSLICLCRSDDRLTPAKPLSAGDKLVSSNGVFALGFFSPTNSTAASYVGIWYNNIPKRTYVWIANRNKPITNGSPGKLVVTNNSDLVLSDSQGRALWTTMNNFTTGATGTSAVLLDSGNFVIRLPNSTDIWQSFHYPTDTILPDMQLPLSADDDLYTRLVAWRGPDDPATSDYSMGGDYSSDLQVVIWNGTTPYWRRAAWDGALVTALYQSSTGFIMTQTTVDIGGKFYLTFTVSNGSPITRMILHYTGMFQFLAWNSTSSSWKAFIERPNPICDRYAYCGPFGFCDFTETAPKCNCLSGFEPDGVNFSRGCRRKEELTCGGGDSFSTLSGMKTPDKFVYVRNRSFDQCEAECRNNCSCTAYAFSNVKNGSTSSDQARCLIWLGKLVDTGKFRDGSGENLYLRLASSTVDKESNVLKIVLPVIAGILILTCISLVWICKSRGKRRIKENKNKYTGQLSKYSKSDELENESIELPYICFEDVVTATDNFSDCNLLGKGGFGKVYKGRLEGGNEVAVKRLSKSSGQGADEFRNEVVLIAKLQHRNLVRLLGYCTHEDEKLLLYEYLPNKSLDAFLFDTTRNFVLDWPTRFKVIKGIARGLLYLHQDSRLKIIHRDLKASNVLLDAEMNPKISDFGMARIFGGNEQQANTIRVVGTYGYMSPEYAMEGSFSVKSDTYSFGVLMLEIVSGLKISSTQLIMDFPSLIAYAWSLWKDGNARELVDSSIVENCPLHGVLRCVQLGLLCVQDDPNARPLMSSTVFMLENETAPLPTPEEPVYFRKRKYVIQDQRDNLEISLNGMTMTMQEGR; encoded by the exons ATGTCTCCCCTCCCAGTTTTTGTGCTCCTTTCATTGATTTGTCTCTGCAGATCCGATGATCGCCTGACTCCTGCAAAGCCGCTCTCCGCCGGCGACAAGCTCGTCTCGAGCAACGGTGTCTTTGCCCTTGGCTTCTTCTCCCCCACAAACTCGACTGCGGCCTCATACGTCGGCATATGGTACAACAACATCCCCAAGCGGACGTATGTGTGGATTGCTAACCGCAACAAGCCGATCACCAACGGTTCTCCCGGGAAGCTGGTTGTGACCAATAACTCTGATCTTGTGTTGTCTGACTCCCAAGGCCGCGCTCTTTGGACAACCATGAACAACTTCACAACCGGAGCCACGGGAACTTCTGCTGTACTGCTTGACTCAGGAAACTTTGTCATCCGGTTGCCCAACAGCACGGACATATGGCAAAGCTTCCATTACCCAACCGACACCATCCTCCCTGACATGCAATTACCACTGAGCGCAGATGATGATCTCTACACTCGTCTCGTTGCTTGGAGGGGCCCTGATGACCCAGCCACCAGCGACTACTCCATGGGCGGTGACTATAGTTCAGACCTCCAGGTTGTCATCTGGAATGGGACCACACCTTATTGGCGTAGAGCTGCGTGGGATGGCGCGCTGGTCACTGCCCTGTATCAAAGCAGCACTGGCTTCATCATGACCCAAACAACTGTCGACATAGGGGGTAAGTTCTACTTGACATTCACCGTCTCCAACGGCTCGCCAATCACGCGGATGATTCTGCACTACACGGGCATGTTTCAATTTTTGGCATGGAACAGCACCTCATCGTCATGGAAGGCTTTCATAGAGCGGCCTAATCCTATTTGTGACCGCTACGCCTATTGCGGACCATTTGGTTTCTGTGATTTCACTGAAACAGCTCCGAAATGCAACTGTCTCAGTGGGTTTGAGCCTGATGGTGTAAACTTCTCCCGAGGGTGCCGGAGAAAGGAGGAGCTTACATGTGGTGGTGGAGATAGTTTCTCAACCTTGAGTGGCATGAAGACACCCGATAAGTTTGTGTATGTCAGGAACAGAAGCTTTGACCAATGTGAAGCAGAGTGCAGAAACAACTGCTCTTGCACCGCATATGCTTTTTCTAATGTGAAAAATGGCAGCACGTCTAGTGACCAGGCCAGGTGCTTGATTTGGTTGGGGAAGCTTGTCGACACAGGAAAGTTTCGTGATGGTAGTGGCGAGAACCTGTACCTTCGTCTAGCCAGTTCAACAG TTGACAAAGAGAGTAATGTACTGAAGATTGTACTCCCAGTAATTGCTGGTATTCTGATACTCACATGCATCAGCCTTGTGTGGATATGCAAGTCAAGAG GCAAACGACGAATCAAGGAAAATAAGAACAAATATACAGGTCAACTGTCGAAATATTCCAAATCGGACGAACTTGAGAATGAAAGTATAGAACTTCCATATATTTGTTTTGAAGATGTTGTTACTGCAACGGACAATTTCTCAGACTGCAACCTACTCGGGAAAGGTGGCTTTGGAAAAGTTTACAAG GGACGGTTAGAAGGTGGCAATGAAGTTGCTGTCAAAAGGCTTAGTAAGAGTTCTGGGCAAGGGGCTGATGAGTTCAGAAATGAAGTGGTTCTGATTGCCAAATTGCAGCATAGAAACTTAGTTAGGCTTCTTGGTTACTGCACTCATGAAGATGAGAAGTTATTGCTATATGAATACTTACCTAACAAAAGCTTAGATGCCTTCCTTTTTG ataccacACGAAATTTTGTGCTTGATTGGCCAACCCGATTCAAGGTAATTAAAGGGATAGCTAGAGGGCTTCTTTATCTCCACCAAGATTCAAGGTTAAAAATAATCCATAGAGATCTCAAAGCAAGCAATGTCTTGTTAGATGCGGAAATGAACCCTAAAATATCAGATTTTGGTATGGCAAGGATCTTTGGAGGAAATGAACAACAAGCGAACACTATCCGTGTTGTTGGGACATA CGGTTACATGTCTCCGGAATATGCAATGGAAGGTTCCTTTTCTGTCAAGTCTGACACATATAGTTTTGGCGTTCTAATGTTGGAGATTGTAAGCGGGTTAAAGATCAGTTCAACCCAACTCATCATGGATTTTCCCAGCCTTATAGCTTAT GCATGGAGCTTATGGAAagatggaaatgcaagagaattagTGGACTCGTCCATTGTGGAGAACTGTCCACTTCATGGAGTTCTGCGTTGTGTTCAGTTAGGTCTGTTGTGTGTTCAAGATGATCCAAATGCTCGTCCACTCATGTCATCCACTGTGTTCATGCTAGAAAATGAAACAGCCCCACTTCCTACTCCGGAGGAGCCTGTATATTTTAGGAAACGCAAGTATGTAATTCAAGATCAGAGAGATAACCTGGAAATATCTCTTAATGGCATGACTATGACGATGCAAGAGGGGCGATAA
- the LOC123428272 gene encoding G-type lectin S-receptor-like serine/threonine-protein kinase B120 isoform X2: MSPLPVFVLLSLICLCRSDDRLTPAKPLSAGDKLVSSNGVFALGFFSPTNSTAASYVGIWYNNIPKRTYVWIANRNKPITNGSPGKLVVTNNSDLVLSDSQGRALWTTMNNFTTGATGTSAVLLDSGNFVIRLPNSTDIWQSFHYPTDTILPDMQLPLSADDDLYTRLVAWRGPDDPATSDYSMGGDYSSDLQVVIWNGTTPYWRRAAWDGALVTALYQSSTGFIMTQTTVDIGGKFYLTFTVSNGSPITRMILHYTGMFQFLAWNSTSSSWKAFIERPNPICDRYAYCGPFGFCDFTETAPKCNCLSGFEPDGVNFSRGCRRKEELTCGGGDSFSTLSGMKTPDKFVYVRNRSFDQCEAECRNNCSCTAYAFSNVKNGSTSSDQARCLIWLGKLVDTGKFRDGSGENLYLRLASSTVDKESNVLKIVLPVIAGILILTCISLVWICKSRGKRRIKENKNKYTGQLSKYSKSDELENESIELPYICFEDVVTATDNFSDCNLLGKGGFGKVYKGRLEGGNEVAVKRLSKSSGQGADEFRNEVVLIAKLQHRNLVRLLGYCTHEDEKLLLYEYLPNKSLDAFLFDTTRNFVLDWPTRFKVIKGIARGLLYLHQDSRLKIIHRDLKASNVLLDAEMNPKISDFGMARIFGGNEQQANTIRVVGTYGYMSPEYAMEGSFSVKSDTYSFGVLMLEIVSGLKISSTQLIMDFPSLIAYAGVSPPLTRQSKTDYFIGLGMELMERWKCKRISGLVHCGELSTSWSSALCSVRSVVCSR, translated from the exons ATGTCTCCCCTCCCAGTTTTTGTGCTCCTTTCATTGATTTGTCTCTGCAGATCCGATGATCGCCTGACTCCTGCAAAGCCGCTCTCCGCCGGCGACAAGCTCGTCTCGAGCAACGGTGTCTTTGCCCTTGGCTTCTTCTCCCCCACAAACTCGACTGCGGCCTCATACGTCGGCATATGGTACAACAACATCCCCAAGCGGACGTATGTGTGGATTGCTAACCGCAACAAGCCGATCACCAACGGTTCTCCCGGGAAGCTGGTTGTGACCAATAACTCTGATCTTGTGTTGTCTGACTCCCAAGGCCGCGCTCTTTGGACAACCATGAACAACTTCACAACCGGAGCCACGGGAACTTCTGCTGTACTGCTTGACTCAGGAAACTTTGTCATCCGGTTGCCCAACAGCACGGACATATGGCAAAGCTTCCATTACCCAACCGACACCATCCTCCCTGACATGCAATTACCACTGAGCGCAGATGATGATCTCTACACTCGTCTCGTTGCTTGGAGGGGCCCTGATGACCCAGCCACCAGCGACTACTCCATGGGCGGTGACTATAGTTCAGACCTCCAGGTTGTCATCTGGAATGGGACCACACCTTATTGGCGTAGAGCTGCGTGGGATGGCGCGCTGGTCACTGCCCTGTATCAAAGCAGCACTGGCTTCATCATGACCCAAACAACTGTCGACATAGGGGGTAAGTTCTACTTGACATTCACCGTCTCCAACGGCTCGCCAATCACGCGGATGATTCTGCACTACACGGGCATGTTTCAATTTTTGGCATGGAACAGCACCTCATCGTCATGGAAGGCTTTCATAGAGCGGCCTAATCCTATTTGTGACCGCTACGCCTATTGCGGACCATTTGGTTTCTGTGATTTCACTGAAACAGCTCCGAAATGCAACTGTCTCAGTGGGTTTGAGCCTGATGGTGTAAACTTCTCCCGAGGGTGCCGGAGAAAGGAGGAGCTTACATGTGGTGGTGGAGATAGTTTCTCAACCTTGAGTGGCATGAAGACACCCGATAAGTTTGTGTATGTCAGGAACAGAAGCTTTGACCAATGTGAAGCAGAGTGCAGAAACAACTGCTCTTGCACCGCATATGCTTTTTCTAATGTGAAAAATGGCAGCACGTCTAGTGACCAGGCCAGGTGCTTGATTTGGTTGGGGAAGCTTGTCGACACAGGAAAGTTTCGTGATGGTAGTGGCGAGAACCTGTACCTTCGTCTAGCCAGTTCAACAG TTGACAAAGAGAGTAATGTACTGAAGATTGTACTCCCAGTAATTGCTGGTATTCTGATACTCACATGCATCAGCCTTGTGTGGATATGCAAGTCAAGAG GCAAACGACGAATCAAGGAAAATAAGAACAAATATACAGGTCAACTGTCGAAATATTCCAAATCGGACGAACTTGAGAATGAAAGTATAGAACTTCCATATATTTGTTTTGAAGATGTTGTTACTGCAACGGACAATTTCTCAGACTGCAACCTACTCGGGAAAGGTGGCTTTGGAAAAGTTTACAAG GGACGGTTAGAAGGTGGCAATGAAGTTGCTGTCAAAAGGCTTAGTAAGAGTTCTGGGCAAGGGGCTGATGAGTTCAGAAATGAAGTGGTTCTGATTGCCAAATTGCAGCATAGAAACTTAGTTAGGCTTCTTGGTTACTGCACTCATGAAGATGAGAAGTTATTGCTATATGAATACTTACCTAACAAAAGCTTAGATGCCTTCCTTTTTG ataccacACGAAATTTTGTGCTTGATTGGCCAACCCGATTCAAGGTAATTAAAGGGATAGCTAGAGGGCTTCTTTATCTCCACCAAGATTCAAGGTTAAAAATAATCCATAGAGATCTCAAAGCAAGCAATGTCTTGTTAGATGCGGAAATGAACCCTAAAATATCAGATTTTGGTATGGCAAGGATCTTTGGAGGAAATGAACAACAAGCGAACACTATCCGTGTTGTTGGGACATA CGGTTACATGTCTCCGGAATATGCAATGGAAGGTTCCTTTTCTGTCAAGTCTGACACATATAGTTTTGGCGTTCTAATGTTGGAGATTGTAAGCGGGTTAAAGATCAGTTCAACCCAACTCATCATGGATTTTCCCAGCCTTATAGCTTAT GCCGGTGTAAGCCCGCCGTTGACGCGTCAAAGTAAAACTGACTATTTCATTGGTTTAGGCATGGAGCTTATGGAAagatggaaatgcaagagaattagTGGACTCGTCCATTGTGGAGAACTGTCCACTTCATGGAGTTCTGCGTTGTGTTCAGTTAGGTCTGTTGTGTGTTCAAGATGA
- the LOC123428273 gene encoding transcription factor bHLH112-like — MGDNQLMHAAPAMYNGGGGGGAVSHGMWWNSNAAAGAVPAAACSTELAGFNTWPAGLSAGGYDVAAADGGKQAKSCTTTASSESPGNNSSITFQETASINDPAAAGFADWNNPYMSSGAGNNMHGFLQVGHHDMSSRADQQSMMNAVAAAPNNLDLALQGHQQHHHHQQQDDHQRQQQLLSSLGAPELLLSPNSPYGFQSSLLRSLIEPTGKPAPAAGLLQQYQYQQMGGQTGAREPLQFTNNDAAFWNQSAGFGMGMPAPPASDNAGVRAAKQASPAPRGANLALKTVLEGVGDSSSIVAKKASGEPAFKKPRTEMPSPLPTFKVRKEKLGDRITALQQLVSPFGKTDTASVLHETIEYIKFLHDQVGVLSAPYLKSGHHQHQVPQYLKSSSNGSPDKSCKDGGEVSLKGRGLCLVPISSTFAVASDVPVDFWTPFAPQFR, encoded by the exons ATGGGGGATAATCAGCTGATGCATGCTGCTCCTGCCATGTacaacggcggcggcggtggtggtgctgtGTCTCACGGCATGTGGTGGAATAGCAACGCGGCGGCGGGCGCGGTCCCTGCCGCGGCGTGCTCGACGGAGCTCGCCGGGTTCAACACCTGGCCGGCCGGTCTGTCTGCTGGTGGCTACGACGTGGCGGCGGCAGACGGCGGGAAGcaggccaagagctgcaccaccaCGGCCTCCTCCGAGTCGCCCGGGAACAACAGCTCCATAACCTTCCAAGAAACGGCCAGCATCAACGACCCGGCAGCCGCCGGCTTCGCCGACTGGAATAACCCTTACAT GAGCAGCGGCGCTGGTAATAATATGCATGGGTTTCTCCAAGTTGGCCACCATGACATGAGCTCGAGAGCGGACCAGCAGAGCATGATGAACGCCGTCGCCGCCGCGCCGAATAACCTAGACCTAGCGCTGCAAggccaccaacaacaccaccaccaccagcagcaggaCGATCACCAGCGCCAGCAGCAGCTGCTGTCCAGCCTGGGTGCGCCGGAGCTGCTCCTGTCGCCGAACTCGCCGTACGGGTTCCAGTCGTCGCTGCTGAGGAGCCTCATCGAGCCGACGGGCAAGCCGGCGCCGGCGGCGGGGCTCCTCCAGCAGTATCAGTACCAGCAGATGGGCGGCCAGACAGGCGCCAGGGAGCCGCTCCAGTTCACCAACAACGACGCCGCGTTCTGGAACCAGTCTGCCGGGTTCGGCATGGGCATGCCAGCGCCGCCGGCGAGTGACAACGCTGGCGTGCGTGCGGCGAAACAAGCATCGCCGGCGCCGCGTGGGGCAAACCTTGCACTTAAG ACTGTGTTAGAAGGCGTGGGAGACTCTAGCTCGATCGTCGCCAAGAAGGCCAGCGGCGAGCCGGCGTTCAAGAAGCCGAGAACGGAGATGCCGTCGCCATTGCCGACCTTCAAG GTTAGGAAGGAGAAGCTAGGGGACAGGATCACAGCGCTCCAAcagctcgtctctcctttcggaaaG ACGGATACGGCGTCGGTGCTGCACGAGACCATCGAGTACATCAAGTTCCTCCACGACCAAGTTGGT GTGCTCAGCGCCCCATACCTCAAGAGCGGCCATCATCAGCATCAAGTGCCACAGTACCTCAAG AGCTCGAGCAATGGTAGCCCCGACAAGTCGTGCAAGGACGGCGGTGAGGTGTCGCTCAAGGGCCGGGGGCTGTGCCTGGTGCCGATATCGAGCACCTTCGCCGTGGCCAGCGACGTGCCCGTCGACTTCTGGACTCCCTTCGCCCCCCAATTCAGGTAG